The following proteins are co-located in the Gossypium hirsutum isolate 1008001.06 chromosome A02, Gossypium_hirsutum_v2.1, whole genome shotgun sequence genome:
- the LOC107952630 gene encoding GATA transcription factor 4, producing the protein MEAADFFVGGYYDGAAGDGFLPEQKLPENFTVDDLLDFSNEDAIINDCFIDNVAANSTDSSTVTTGGDNHFSSANVPHHSQFSGELCVPYDDLAELEWLSNFVEDSFSTDQNLQSNLQILATSKSPTPESSSSSTRSDNNLIFQHDIPHPAKARSKRSRAPPCDWSTRVLHLIPKSMGQKKRENSNANPESSGRKCLHCAAEKTPQWRTGPMGPKTLCNACGVRYKSGRLVSEYRPAASPTFVSTKHSNSHRKVLELRRQKDLPRAQHQQFLSQTSIFGISNGGGGTDDFLIHHHGVPHFRHMI; encoded by the exons ATGGAGGCGGCGGACTTCTTCGTCGGAGGATATTACGATGGTGCAGCAGGCGACGGTTTCTTGCCGGAGCAAAAGCTACCAGAGAATTTCACGGTGGACGACCTCCTTGACTTCTCCAATGAAGATGCTATTATCAACGATTGTTTCATCGACAATGTGGCCGCCAATTCCACCGATTCCTCCACCGTCACTACGGGAGGCGATAACCACTTCTCCTCCGCTAATGTCCCTCACCACTCTCAGTTCTCCGGCGAACTCTGCGTCCCG TATGATGATTTGGCGGAACTTGAATGGCTCTCGAATTTCGTAGAAGACTCCTTCTCAACAGATCAGAATTTACAAAGCAACCTCCAGATATTGGCCACCTCAAAATCACCCACGCCCGAATCATCCTCTTCATCCACCCGATCCGACAACAACCTGATTTTCCAACACGACATTCCACACCCGGCGAAGGCCCGGTCTAAGCGTTCACGGGCACCACCTTGCGATTGGTCCACCCGGGTGCTCCACCTCATCCCGAAATCCATGGGCCAGAAGAAAAGGGAGAACTCCAACGCCAACCCGGAGTCTTCGGGTCGTAAATGTTTGCATTGTGCGGCGGAGAAGACCCCGCAATGGAGAACGGGTCCAATGGGTCCGAAAACACTTTGTAATGCGTGTGGGGTGAGGTATAAGTCGGGTCGGTTGGTATCTGAATACCGACCCGCGGCGAGCCCGACATTTGTGTCGACGAAGCATTCGAATTCGCATAGGAAAGTTTTGGAGCTTAGGAGGCAAAAGGATTTGCCAAGAGCACAGCACCAACAGTTCCTTAGTCAAACTTCGATTTTCGGCATATCCAACGGTGGTGGTGGTACTGATGATTTCTTGATCCATCATCATGGTGTGCCCCATTTTAGGCACATGatttag